From Pseudomonas sp. G.S.17, the proteins below share one genomic window:
- a CDS encoding alpha-xenorhabdolysin family binary toxin subunit B — MPTIFDPIQLDLETIRSCRDSIKTHVLDLDGLYLPTLQEKVRTLATDINEADDQARSTLALLPAALQVRAIQSALNILIKEAAQSGPVPAQHVAEMNSYLEDALSQTREHYNVLSMRLDNLRAFDTGNITDLQGSLNQQLEIQQTALNETENKRDRYTGDKQTLNAAMSVIEDKNLIDQFIPLLDAFTKLDPRSPQASLVRAAVVSVQNILRMASESVKYVDMVEARAKVQAELNSIAKELGDIKPRIKSLEQRIQQLSTAQALEQNVARYEEQVRKICTALLIFINAQQAPSNVSIVEDVEAFVANARALSDYVTDLRARWK; from the coding sequence ATGCCTACTATATTTGACCCAATTCAGCTTGACCTTGAAACGATTCGTTCGTGCAGGGACAGTATCAAAACTCATGTGCTTGACCTTGACGGCCTCTATCTGCCAACACTTCAGGAAAAGGTACGAACGCTGGCGACCGATATTAATGAAGCGGACGATCAGGCCCGATCAACCCTTGCCTTGCTACCCGCCGCACTACAGGTCCGCGCGATTCAATCCGCTTTGAATATATTAATCAAGGAGGCCGCGCAGTCCGGGCCGGTGCCAGCGCAACATGTGGCAGAGATGAACAGCTATCTCGAAGATGCACTCAGCCAGACGCGCGAGCATTACAACGTTCTTTCCATGCGCCTCGACAACTTGCGCGCGTTTGATACCGGAAATATCACCGACCTGCAAGGCAGTCTTAATCAGCAACTTGAGATACAACAGACGGCATTGAATGAAACCGAGAACAAACGCGACCGATACACCGGCGATAAACAGACCCTCAACGCGGCCATGTCAGTAATAGAAGACAAAAATCTGATTGATCAATTTATCCCGCTGCTTGACGCGTTCACCAAGCTCGACCCAAGAAGCCCCCAAGCATCCCTGGTCAGAGCGGCCGTGGTCAGCGTGCAGAATATTCTGCGGATGGCGAGCGAATCAGTGAAGTATGTAGATATGGTTGAGGCCAGAGCAAAAGTACAGGCAGAACTGAATTCGATCGCAAAGGAACTAGGCGACATCAAGCCGCGCATTAAATCCCTGGAGCAGCGAATTCAGCAGTTGAGTACTGCCCAGGCCCTTGAGCAAAACGTGGCGCGCTATGAGGAGCAAGTCAGGAAAATCTGCACCGCGCTGCTCATCTTCATCAACGCGCAACAAGCGCCTTCGAACGTGAGCATCGTCGAGGATGTCGAAGCGTTTGTTGCCAACGCCAGGGCGCTATCGGACTACGTGACTGATCTTCGCGCTCGCTGGAAATAA
- a CDS encoding alpha-xenorhabdolysin family binary toxin subunit A translates to MTPVKTEISQSLMNEVTTGFINVVSSASPEVTRAPGLLATAKDMQALRSFAAYANALPQRLDQVKYLLGYDESGVPGLEPKDILNLYNDTQKTADLWPHLEINMKNVSAGLGVFADNLKSIGNDVIAQIQRFDSYSTDGVVDDYKNVPLDSIPHSPLLASDAKKVSTLESFINELKGLVEEQKNQAADVKERITDYKYELTDLAAKVGLKRKLCLTAAKGMDSSDLNEKIESLNTRIAEQQRTYETYCRYIWVGAWWGLPGLAVSGGIYGFKAYDVSNGIERLIAEKQQLSKKLESGKVANSLTTFETSLQDLSLRIDGAASGAANLQELWTTITTYIMSAAKRFKDTSNATLLTVLVSRLTNLISNWQTVKLKSELLQSAFEYSAEQL, encoded by the coding sequence ATGACACCTGTAAAGACCGAGATCTCGCAAAGCCTGATGAACGAAGTCACCACAGGCTTTATTAATGTTGTCTCAAGCGCCAGCCCGGAAGTCACTCGTGCTCCGGGGCTCCTGGCAACCGCCAAGGACATGCAGGCGCTTAGAAGCTTTGCTGCCTACGCGAATGCGCTTCCACAACGCCTGGACCAGGTCAAATATTTACTCGGCTACGATGAAAGCGGCGTCCCTGGACTTGAACCAAAGGACATTCTGAATTTGTATAACGACACTCAGAAAACCGCCGATCTGTGGCCTCACCTCGAAATAAACATGAAAAACGTGAGCGCCGGTCTTGGCGTGTTCGCGGACAACCTGAAGAGTATCGGTAATGATGTAATTGCACAGATCCAACGCTTTGATAGCTACTCTACTGATGGCGTCGTTGACGATTACAAAAACGTCCCCCTTGACTCCATTCCCCACTCGCCCCTGCTCGCCAGCGACGCAAAAAAAGTCTCGACCCTGGAAAGCTTTATCAACGAGTTGAAAGGTCTTGTCGAAGAGCAGAAAAACCAGGCCGCCGACGTCAAGGAAAGGATCACCGATTACAAGTATGAATTGACGGATCTGGCCGCCAAGGTTGGGCTCAAACGCAAGCTCTGCCTGACCGCTGCCAAAGGCATGGATTCGAGCGACCTGAACGAAAAGATCGAATCGCTAAACACCCGCATTGCCGAGCAGCAGCGCACTTATGAAACCTACTGTCGTTACATCTGGGTCGGCGCATGGTGGGGACTTCCCGGTCTCGCGGTCAGCGGAGGCATTTATGGATTCAAGGCATATGACGTTTCAAACGGTATTGAACGGCTGATCGCAGAGAAACAGCAATTGAGCAAGAAGTTGGAATCCGGCAAAGTGGCCAACTCCCTCACAACCTTTGAAACCAGCCTGCAAGATCTATCCTTGCGTATTGACGGCGCGGCCAGTGGTGCGGCAAATCTGCAAGAACTGTGGACGACCATAACGACCTACATCATGAGCGCGGCAAAGCGGTTCAAAGATACCAGCAACGCTACTTTGCTGACGGTACTCGTTTCACGGCTGACCAATCTGATTTCAAACTGGCAAACCGTCAAACTAAAATCCGAGCTATTGCAGAGCGCATTTGAGTATTCCGCCGAACAACTTTAA
- a CDS encoding alpha-xenorhabdolysin family binary toxin subunit A, with protein MLAHDELTVERLNEISTHYINTRTRRETSAGRSPGLLVTDTDVRAIKRYVASALELPCELAQVKKFLGYEVAGVPGLEPMEMQNLHQSVKRHAHGWPAIESGMKAVGSDLVVFSDALKSSGQTLISFIEGLEGFQNAIGVVGDVDALDMAGHPRMELTARDKSRAPTLLALVEDMRIVIRECSRTTTQVSSGISSFKTELKTRIAPAVGLTLTLMQRHRKDSALADLNQELDELNRQIQQHADSFEDFLERQWSLLSFAGSLLIPGAEASPQTQLEALLARKREVQKEIRHNHALIAALLSLQTDVQDLGLRMSAAASGASNLESLWILVLAYIDSSARRLSHMDDAVYLVVFVARLKAMIQCWVEIRKHSQDLLTAFNHAVAEVDQ; from the coding sequence ATGCTTGCACACGATGAACTAACGGTCGAAAGACTCAACGAAATAAGTACGCACTATATAAATACCCGCACCCGACGCGAAACTTCTGCAGGTCGATCCCCGGGTCTGCTCGTGACCGATACGGATGTCCGGGCCATCAAGCGCTATGTCGCTTCTGCGCTGGAGTTGCCGTGCGAACTAGCGCAGGTGAAAAAATTCCTCGGTTATGAGGTTGCCGGCGTCCCCGGGCTTGAACCCATGGAAATGCAAAACCTGCATCAGTCGGTCAAGCGTCATGCTCACGGCTGGCCGGCAATCGAGAGTGGCATGAAGGCGGTTGGCTCGGACCTCGTGGTGTTTTCCGATGCATTGAAAAGCAGCGGGCAAACGCTGATCAGCTTTATCGAGGGCCTGGAAGGTTTCCAGAATGCGATAGGCGTGGTTGGCGACGTCGATGCGCTGGATATGGCGGGTCACCCGCGCATGGAATTGACTGCGCGGGATAAAAGCCGCGCGCCAACGCTGCTTGCGCTGGTGGAAGACATGCGCATTGTCATTCGCGAGTGCAGCCGCACCACCACCCAGGTCAGCTCCGGCATAAGCTCGTTCAAGACTGAGCTTAAAACCCGCATCGCACCGGCAGTCGGCTTGACGCTGACCCTGATGCAGCGCCATCGCAAGGACAGCGCCCTTGCTGATTTGAATCAGGAACTGGACGAACTCAATCGCCAGATCCAGCAACACGCTGACAGTTTCGAAGATTTTCTGGAGCGCCAATGGAGCCTGCTGTCATTTGCCGGGAGCCTGCTCATTCCCGGCGCCGAGGCTTCGCCGCAAACACAGCTGGAAGCATTGTTGGCGCGCAAGCGCGAGGTGCAGAAAGAGATTCGCCATAACCATGCGCTGATCGCCGCGCTGCTCAGCCTGCAAACCGATGTCCAGGATCTGGGGTTGCGCATGAGTGCCGCTGCGTCTGGCGCCTCCAATCTGGAAAGCCTGTGGATACTGGTCCTGGCCTACATCGACAGCTCCGCCCGACGGCTTAGCCATATGGACGATGCGGTTTATCTGGTGGTTTTCGTCGCCCGGCTCAAGGCGATGATCCAGTGCTGGGTCGAAATCAGGAAACACAGTCAGGATTTATTGACAGCCTTTAACCATGCGGTTGCGGAGGTGGACCAATGA